A genomic segment from Athene noctua unplaced genomic scaffold, bAthNoc1.hap1.1 HAP1_HAP1_scaffold_34, whole genome shotgun sequence encodes:
- the LOC141974184 gene encoding olfactory receptor 14J1-like, whose translation MSNGSSVTGFLLLAFADRRELQLLHFWLFLGISLAALLGNGLIITAIACDHRLHTPMYFFLLNLSLLDLGSLSTTLPKAMANSLWHNRHISYLGCAAQLFFFVFFFGAEFSLLTIMAYDRYVAICNPLHYGTLLGSRACAHMAAAAWGSGFLYALLHTASTFSLPLCKGNTLGQFFCEIPQILKLSCSHSYLREVGLILVSACLLSGCFVFIVVSYVQIFRAVLRIPSEQGRHKAFSTCLPHLAVVSLFVSTVMVSYLKPPSVSFPSLDLVVSFLYSVVPPALNPLIYSMRNQEIKDALRRLYEYTFLEH comes from the coding sequence atgtccaacggcagctccgtcaccgggttcctcctcctggcattcgcagacagacgggagctgcagctcctgcacttctggctcttcctgggcatctccctggctgccctcctgggcaacggcctcatcatcaccgccatcgcctgtgaccaccgcctgcacacccccatgtacttcttcctcctcaacctctccctcctcgacctgggctccctctccaccactctccccaaagccatggccaactccctctggcacaacaggcacatctcctacctCGGATGTGCTGCCCAgctatttttctttgtcttcttttttggagcagagttttctctcctcaccatcatggcctacgaccgctacgttgccatctgcaaccccctgcactacgggaccctcctgggcagcagagcttgtgcccacatggcagcagctgcctggggctctgggTTTCTCTATGCTCTGCTGCACACAGccagcacattttcactgccactctgcaaaggcaacaccctgggccagttcttctgtgaaatcccccagatcctcaagctctcctgctcacactcctacctcagggaagttgggcttatcttGGTTAGTGCCTGTTTACtttctgggtgttttgttttcattgtggtgtcctatgtgcagatcttcagggccgtgctgaggatcccctctgagcagggacggcacaaagccttttccacgtgcctccctcacctggccgtggtctccctctttgtcaGCACTGTCATGGTTTCCTACCTGAAGCCCCCCTCTGTCTCTTTCCCATCTCTGGatctggtggtgtcatttctgtactcggtggtgcctccagcattgaaccccctcatctacagcatgaggaaccaggagatcaaggatgCCCTGAGGAGATTATACGAATACACTTTTCTGGAGCATTAA
- the LOC141974176 gene encoding olfactory receptor 14J1-like, with translation MSNGSSVTGFLLLAFADRRELQLLHFWLFLGISLAALLGNGLIITAIACDHRLHTPMYFFLLNLSLLDLGSLSTTLPKAMANSLWDNRHISYLGCAAQLFFFLFFISAEFSLLTIMAYDRYVAICNPLHYGTLLGSRACAHMAAAAWGSGFLYALLHTASTFSLPLCKGNTLGQFFCEIPQILKLSCSHSYLGEVGLILVSACLLSGCFVFIVVSYVQIFRAVLRIPSEQGRHKAFSTCLPHLAVVSLFLSTVMFAHLKPRSLSSPALDLVVSFLYSVLPPAVNPLIYSMRNQELRDALRKVFSWTFCSSDKQPISLHK, from the coding sequence atgtccaacggcagctccgtcaccgggttcctcctcctggcattcgcagacagacgggagctgcagctcctgcacttctggctcttcctgggcatctccctggctgccctcctgggcaacggcctcatcatcaccgccatcgcctgtgaccaccgcctgcacacccccatgtacttcttcctcctcaacctctccctcctcgacctgggctccctctccaccactctccccaaagccatggccaactccctctgggacaacaggcacatctcctacctCGGATGTGCTGCccagctatttttctttctctttttcatttcagcagagttttctctcctcaccatcatggcctacgaccgctacgttgccatctgcaaccccctgcactacgggaccctcctgggcagcagagcttgtgcccacatggcagcagctgcctggggctctgggTTTCTCTATGCTCTGCTGCACACAGccagcacattttcactgccactctgcaaaggcaacaccctgggccagttcttctgtgaaatcccccagatcctcaagctctcctgctcacactcctacctcggggaagttgggcttatcttGGTTAGTGCCTGTTTACtttctgggtgttttgttttcattgtggtgtcctatgtgcagatcttcagggccgtgctgaggatcccctctgagcagggacggcacaaagccttttccacgtgcctccctcacctggccgtggtctccctgttTCTCAGCACTGTCATGTTTGCCCATCTGAAGCCCcgttccctctcctccccagccctggacctggtggtgtcatttctgtactcggttcTGCCTCCAGCTGTGAACCCCTTAAtttacagcatgaggaaccaggagctcAGGGATGCCTTGAGGAAGGTGTTTTCATGGACATTTTGCAGCAGTGACAAGCAGCCCATCTCTCTCCACAAATGA